One window of the Lactococcus lactis genome contains the following:
- the gatA gene encoding Asp-tRNA(Asn)/Glu-tRNA(Gln) amidotransferase subunit GatA yields MSYNNKSIKELHELLVNKEISALELTKATLSDISAREPQIDAFLKITEEKALQDAAAIDARGINPDVVTDGISIAVKDNIVTEGIETTAASKILGGWIPPYNATVANKLSESGLITIGKLNMDEFAMGGSGENSSVKPTKNAWDQTKVPGGSSSGSAASVASGQVRLSLGSDTGGSIRQPAAFNGIVGLKPTYGRVSRFGLIAFASSLDQIGPLAPTVEENAQLLNVISGFDKNDSTSSNVAVPDFTSKIGQDIKGMKIALPKEYFGEGIDEKVKEQILAAAKHLEKLGAIVEEVSLPHSKYGVAVYYIIASSEASSNLQRFDGIRYGYRAQDIKNLEDLYVKSRSEGFGPEVQRRIMLGTFSLSAGSYDKHFKKAGQVRTLIINDFAKVFEKYDLILGPTTPTPAWDLGARVDDPLSMYLADLLTIPVNLAGLPGISIPAGFADGLPVGMQLIGKRYDEETIYQVAAAFEATTDFHKKQPIIFGK; encoded by the coding sequence ATGTCATACAATAACAAATCAATCAAAGAGCTTCATGAGCTACTTGTAAATAAAGAAATTTCTGCTCTTGAACTGACAAAAGCAACGCTTTCTGATATTTCTGCACGTGAACCACAAATTGATGCTTTTTTGAAAATTACAGAAGAAAAAGCTTTGCAAGATGCCGCCGCAATTGATGCTCGTGGAATTAATCCAGACGTTGTGACTGACGGAATCTCAATTGCTGTCAAAGATAATATTGTTACAGAAGGAATTGAAACAACAGCTGCTTCAAAAATTCTTGGAGGTTGGATTCCACCTTATAATGCAACGGTTGCGAATAAATTGAGCGAATCTGGGTTAATTACAATTGGTAAACTCAATATGGATGAGTTTGCGATGGGTGGTTCTGGTGAAAATTCTTCAGTTAAGCCAACCAAAAACGCTTGGGATCAAACAAAAGTACCTGGTGGTTCTTCATCTGGTTCTGCGGCTTCAGTTGCTTCTGGTCAAGTTCGTTTATCATTGGGTTCAGATACTGGTGGCTCAATTCGCCAACCTGCCGCATTCAATGGGATTGTTGGTTTGAAACCAACTTATGGTCGTGTGAGTCGTTTTGGTTTAATTGCTTTTGCTTCATCATTAGACCAAATCGGTCCATTGGCGCCAACAGTCGAAGAAAATGCTCAACTTTTGAATGTCATTTCTGGCTTTGATAAAAATGATAGCACATCATCAAATGTTGCAGTTCCTGACTTTACAAGTAAAATTGGTCAAGACATTAAAGGAATGAAAATTGCTTTGCCTAAAGAATATTTTGGTGAAGGAATTGATGAAAAAGTAAAAGAACAAATTTTGGCAGCAGCTAAACATTTGGAAAAATTGGGTGCCATTGTTGAAGAAGTTAGTCTTCCTCACAGTAAATATGGTGTTGCAGTTTATTATATTATTGCCTCTTCTGAAGCCAGCTCAAATCTTCAACGTTTTGATGGTATTCGTTATGGTTATCGTGCACAAGACATCAAAAATCTTGAAGATTTGTATGTGAAATCACGTTCTGAAGGATTTGGTCCAGAAGTTCAACGTCGAATTATGTTAGGAACTTTCAGTCTTTCAGCAGGTTCTTATGATAAACATTTCAAAAAAGCAGGTCAAGTTCGTACTTTAATCATCAATGATTTTGCAAAAGTTTTTGAAAAATATGATTTAATCTTAGGCCCAACAACTCCGACACCAGCTTGGGACTTGGGAGCACGTGTTGATGATCCACTTTCAATGTATTTGGCGGATTTATTGACAATTCCAGTCAACCTAGCTGGCCTTCCAGGAATTTCAATTCCTGCTGGTTTTGCCGATGGACTACCTGTGGGAATGCAATTGATTGGTAAACGTTACGATGAGGAAACGATTTATCAAGTAGCGGCTGCTTTTGAAGCAACTACTGATTTCCACAAAAAACAACCGATTATTTTTGGAAAATAA
- the gatB gene encoding Asp-tRNA(Asn)/Glu-tRNA(Gln) amidotransferase subunit GatB gives MNFETVIGLEVHVELSTNSKIFSPASTKFGGDPNTNTNVIDWSLPGVLPVMNKGVIDSGIKAALALNMDIHKSMHFDRKNYFYPDNPKAYQISQFDEPIGYNGSIEIELEDGHKATIRIERAHLEEDAGKNTHGTDGYSYVDLNRQGVPLIEIVSEADMRTPEEAYAYLTALKEAILYTGISDVKMEEGSMRCDANVSLRPYGQEAFGVKTEVKNMNSFSNVKKALDFEVDRQAKILRAGGEIRQETRRFNDKTGETILMRVKEGASDYRYFPEPDVPRFEISDEWIEQMRESLPMTAKARRAHYINDLALSDYDARQLTATKEVSDFFDQAIKFDTDPKLVSNWLQGEVAQYLNSEKKELHEIGLTPENLTEMIRLISDGTISSKIAKKVFIELAKNGGSAEEFVKKAGLVQISDPAVLLPIIHDVFAKNEQSVADYRGGKQNAAKALVGQLMKATKGQANPTVAQKLLYQELDNF, from the coding sequence ATGAACTTTGAAACAGTAATTGGGCTTGAAGTCCACGTTGAGTTAAGTACAAACTCAAAAATTTTCAGTCCCGCCTCAACAAAATTTGGTGGAGACCCTAATACAAATACAAATGTGATTGACTGGTCACTTCCTGGTGTTTTACCAGTAATGAATAAAGGGGTAATTGATAGCGGAATTAAAGCGGCTCTTGCTTTGAATATGGATATTCACAAATCAATGCATTTTGACCGCAAAAATTATTTCTATCCTGATAATCCCAAAGCTTACCAAATTTCACAATTTGATGAGCCAATTGGTTACAATGGTTCCATTGAAATTGAACTTGAAGATGGCCATAAAGCGACGATTCGCATTGAGCGCGCTCATTTAGAAGAAGATGCTGGGAAAAATACGCACGGAACGGATGGTTATTCTTATGTCGATTTGAATCGTCAAGGAGTACCATTGATTGAGATTGTCTCAGAAGCTGACATGCGCACTCCTGAGGAAGCTTATGCTTATCTGACAGCACTTAAAGAAGCCATTCTTTACACAGGAATTTCTGATGTGAAGATGGAAGAAGGTTCCATGCGTTGTGATGCCAATGTTTCGCTCCGTCCTTATGGTCAAGAAGCTTTTGGTGTGAAGACAGAAGTTAAAAACATGAACTCATTTAGCAATGTCAAAAAAGCTTTGGACTTTGAAGTCGACAGGCAAGCTAAGATTTTGCGCGCTGGTGGCGAAATTCGTCAAGAAACGCGTCGTTTTAATGACAAAACGGGTGAAACAATTTTGATGCGTGTTAAAGAAGGCGCTTCTGATTACCGTTACTTCCCAGAGCCAGATGTCCCTCGTTTTGAAATTTCTGACGAGTGGATTGAGCAAATGCGTGAGAGCCTTCCAATGACGGCTAAAGCAAGACGTGCGCATTATATTAATGATTTAGCTTTGTCTGATTATGATGCTCGTCAATTGACCGCAACTAAAGAAGTTTCTGATTTCTTTGATCAGGCGATTAAATTTGATACTGACCCTAAATTGGTGTCAAACTGGTTGCAAGGTGAAGTGGCTCAATATTTGAATAGTGAGAAAAAAGAACTTCATGAGATTGGCTTGACTCCAGAAAATTTGACAGAAATGATTCGTTTGATTTCAGATGGAACAATTTCTTCAAAAATTGCTAAAAAAGTCTTTATTGAATTAGCAAAAAATGGTGGTTCTGCCGAAGAATTTGTCAAGAAAGCTGGTTTGGTTCAAATTTCTGACCCTGCAGTGCTTTTGCCAATCATTCATGATGTATTTGCTAAGAATGAACAATCTGTAGCAGATTATCGTGGTGGGAAGCAAAATGCGGCGAAAGCTTTGGTTGGTCAATTAATGAAAGCAACTAAAGGACAAGCTAACCCAACGGTTGCGCAAAAACTTTTGTATCAAGAATTGGATAATTTCTAA
- a CDS encoding NUDIX hydrolase, protein MEFDELIKRLNAVADAGLFYGKDVFDIERYHEIKAILPQLLKHSTTLTKEELTDLFRPNNFYPTPMIDVRAFIQNEEKEILFVRDKIQGDWALPGGYGEIGFTPSENLLKELKEEAGVSGEIERLLAIFDTDKWQPQGKQYYKFVFKCKALSIDFLENSETSETKFIKRSELTNLSVKRTTMSQLSLLEKLSKTGKQYID, encoded by the coding sequence ATGGAATTTGACGAATTAATCAAGCGATTAAATGCAGTTGCTGATGCAGGACTTTTTTACGGGAAAGATGTCTTTGATATTGAACGTTATCATGAAATCAAAGCGATTTTACCTCAACTTTTAAAGCATTCAACTACTTTGACTAAAGAGGAGCTGACAGATCTCTTTCGTCCAAATAATTTTTATCCTACACCGATGATTGATGTGCGGGCTTTTATTCAAAATGAAGAAAAAGAGATACTCTTTGTTCGGGATAAAATTCAGGGAGACTGGGCCTTACCAGGTGGATATGGAGAGATTGGATTTACGCCAAGTGAAAATCTACTTAAGGAGTTGAAAGAGGAAGCTGGAGTTTCTGGAGAGATTGAGCGCTTATTAGCGATTTTCGATACAGACAAATGGCAACCGCAAGGAAAGCAATATTATAAATTTGTTTTTAAGTGTAAAGCTTTATCCATTGATTTTCTGGAAAATAGTGAAACTTCAGAAACGAAATTTATAAAACGCTCAGAGCTGACAAACTTGTCAGTAAAAAGAACGACCATGTCACAACTTAGTTTGCTTGAAAAATTGTCAAAAACCGGAAAACAATATATTGACTAG
- the codY gene encoding GTP-sensing pleiotropic transcriptional regulator CodY has protein sequence MATLLEKTRKITAILQDGVTDLQQELPYNSMTERLANVIDCNACVINTKGELLGYSLPYNTNNDRVDQFFYDRKLPDEYVRAAVRIYDTMANVPVDRPLAIFPEESLGDFPKGVTTLAPIYGSGMRLGTFIMWREDGEFTDDDLVLVELATTVIGVQLSNLKLEQMEENIRKDTMATMAVNTLSYSEMKAVKAIIEELDGEEGHVIASVIADKIGITRSVIVNALRKLESAGVIESRSLGMKGTYLKVLNTGLFDKLAGRNF, from the coding sequence GTGGCTACATTACTTGAAAAAACACGTAAAATCACCGCGATTTTGCAAGATGGAGTGACCGATTTGCAACAAGAGTTGCCATATAACAGTATGACTGAACGCTTGGCAAACGTCATTGATTGCAATGCATGTGTGATTAATACGAAGGGCGAGTTGCTTGGTTACTCATTGCCTTATAATACAAACAATGACCGTGTTGACCAATTTTTCTATGATCGTAAATTGCCTGATGAATATGTTCGTGCGGCAGTACGTATCTACGATACAATGGCAAACGTTCCTGTTGACCGTCCATTAGCAATCTTCCCAGAAGAAAGCCTTGGCGATTTTCCAAAAGGTGTGACAACTTTAGCACCTATTTATGGTTCTGGAATGCGTTTGGGAACATTTATCATGTGGCGTGAAGACGGCGAATTCACTGATGATGATTTGGTCTTAGTTGAACTTGCAACAACAGTAATTGGTGTTCAACTCTCAAATCTTAAACTTGAACAAATGGAAGAAAATATCCGTAAAGACACCATGGCAACTATGGCTGTTAACACGCTTTCATATTCAGAAATGAAAGCTGTTAAAGCAATCATTGAAGAGCTTGATGGTGAAGAAGGGCATGTTATCGCTTCTGTCATTGCTGACAAGATTGGAATTACACGTTCAGTCATCGTTAACGCATTGCGTAAACTCGAATCTGCTGGTGTAATTGAATCACGTTCACTTGGTATGAAAGGAACTTATCTTAAAGTTCTTAATACTGGTTTATTTGATAAACTTGCAGGACGTAATTTCTAA
- a CDS encoding APC family permease: MSNEYRSRSSRRERRSSRWANKDSDVVEAAANQAIRHLEEEPEGQNVERTSRQKLTHEKTLRIPLAVYGLLTGLSVLLALTFYAFPLWKPVATASQSQNLYSGFAMHHGLVPFNDFYGTGGTVFYLINWLGNIGGTTWLLWLFEIIALLISGILVYRLVGQQTKNQTASLTVSVFTLVIIAGLARGGDSPTLFALPFALWAARFLSSYFQDSSTDRGFIRFGMAAAFALVISPIMSVFFILSAIALIIHNVGSRKIGRGFYQMLATILGVLLVGYSVAYYSLEEQTIYTSIEQSILIPFTHFGPSGDLLLTLAKALVLTLIFGIVAGFVQGIVQLKKGGPARVWYVMMLIGIVGLTTMIVFAQTFDSSNLLAVLPFTIVFAGLGLTDSDQILLKYLQNRLFAPILAILFVIFTPISYHFMNRTIASEEQSVAQYIKANATGSDRVYVVADGKNINNLTKTISTLDNVPANYPIKFTQSYDLKVGKLSDKFVVLQASEKAPASLKKVLDKDYKVTNYAGKYFQVYKKK; encoded by the coding sequence ATGTCAAATGAATACAGATCCCGCTCGTCACGTCGTGAGCGGAGAAGCTCTCGTTGGGCAAATAAAGATTCTGATGTCGTGGAAGCGGCAGCGAATCAAGCAATCAGGCATTTAGAAGAAGAACCAGAAGGTCAAAACGTCGAACGAACTTCAAGACAAAAATTGACACATGAAAAAACACTCAGAATTCCTTTAGCAGTCTATGGATTACTTACGGGTCTGTCAGTGCTTTTAGCATTAACTTTTTATGCATTTCCTTTGTGGAAACCAGTAGCCACAGCCAGCCAATCACAAAACCTTTATTCAGGATTTGCGATGCATCATGGTTTAGTTCCTTTTAATGATTTTTATGGGACAGGTGGTACGGTTTTTTATCTCATTAATTGGTTAGGGAATATTGGTGGGACGACTTGGCTTTTATGGCTTTTTGAAATTATTGCTTTACTAATCAGTGGAATTTTAGTTTACCGCTTAGTGGGTCAACAAACGAAAAATCAAACGGCATCACTAACTGTATCGGTTTTTACCTTAGTTATTATTGCAGGTTTGGCAAGAGGAGGAGATAGTCCAACGCTCTTTGCTCTTCCTTTTGCCTTATGGGCAGCACGATTTTTGAGTTCTTATTTCCAAGATAGTTCTACAGATAGGGGATTTATTCGATTTGGAATGGCAGCTGCCTTTGCCTTAGTCATTTCTCCTATCATGTCAGTTTTCTTTATTTTATCTGCTATCGCTCTCATTATTCATAATGTGGGTAGCCGTAAAATTGGACGTGGTTTTTACCAAATGCTGGCAACAATTTTGGGAGTTCTATTAGTAGGTTACTCAGTCGCTTATTATTCTCTTGAAGAACAAACAATCTATACTTCTATTGAACAATCTATTTTAATTCCCTTTACACATTTTGGTCCAAGTGGTGATTTATTATTAACTCTTGCTAAAGCCTTAGTTCTCACTCTTATTTTTGGAATTGTTGCAGGTTTCGTCCAAGGAATTGTGCAACTCAAAAAGGGTGGACCAGCCAGAGTTTGGTACGTCATGATGCTTATTGGAATTGTTGGATTGACAACAATGATTGTTTTTGCTCAGACTTTTGATAGTTCTAATCTTTTGGCTGTCCTGCCATTTACAATAGTTTTTGCAGGTCTTGGGTTGACAGATAGCGATCAAATTTTGTTGAAATATCTGCAAAATCGTTTATTTGCTCCGATTTTGGCAATACTTTTTGTCATTTTTACACCAATTAGTTATCATTTCATGAACCGAACAATTGCTTCAGAAGAGCAAAGTGTGGCACAATATATTAAGGCAAATGCCACAGGTTCTGACCGAGTTTATGTTGTCGCTGATGGTAAAAATATTAACAATTTGACCAAAACAATTTCAACTTTAGATAATGTTCCAGCAAATTATCCAATTAAATTTACCCAAAGTTATGATTTGAAAGTGGGTAAATTATCAGATAAATTCGTTGTTTTACAGGCCAGTGAGAAAGCTCCGGCTAGTTTGAAAAAAGTTTTAGATAAAGACTATAAAGTGACTAACTATGCTGGAAAATATTTCCAAGTCTATAAAAAGAAATAA
- the gatC gene encoding Asp-tRNA(Asn)/Glu-tRNA(Gln) amidotransferase subunit GatC yields the protein MSQITEEQVKHVALLSKLEFSENEVKSFTDTFGKIIDMVEMLDEVDGEGVPFTMNVADNLNFMREDVAEKGLDREKLMAAVPEKEDGFIKVPAMLSDGGDA from the coding sequence ATGAGTCAAATTACAGAGGAACAAGTCAAGCACGTGGCGCTTTTGTCAAAGCTTGAATTCTCGGAAAATGAAGTAAAGTCATTTACCGATACTTTTGGAAAAATCATTGATATGGTTGAAATGTTAGATGAAGTTGATGGTGAAGGTGTCCCATTTACTATGAATGTGGCAGATAATCTCAACTTCATGCGTGAAGATGTGGCAGAAAAAGGACTTGACCGTGAAAAACTCATGGCAGCCGTTCCTGAAAAGGAAGACGGCTTTATCAAAGTTCCAGCAATGCTTTCTGACGGAGGAGATGCTTAA
- a CDS encoding pyridoxal phosphate-dependent aminotransferase, with the protein MRKFEKSHKLDNVSYDIRGPVLDEAQRMRANGEKILRLNTGNPAEFGFLAPDEVISDLIQHAVDSEGYSDSKGIFSARKAIMQYCQLKGFPNLDINDIFTGNGVSELIVMAMQGLLDTGDEVLIPMPDYPLWTASVSLAGGTAVHYLCDEQAGWFPDIDDIRSKITSNTKAIVLINPNNPTGALYSKDLLLEIVQVARENNLIIFSDEIYDRLVMDGAVHVPIASLAPDLFVVTMNGLSKSHRIAGFRVGWMVLSGEKSHVKGYIEGLNMLASMRLCSNVLAQSVVQTSLGGTQSVDKLLLPGGRVYEQREFIYKAINGIPGLSAVKPQAAFYIFPKIDREMYKIDNDEQFVLDFLKQEKILLVHGRGFNWKEPDHFRIVYLPRVDELAEIQEKMERFLWQYRK; encoded by the coding sequence ATGAGAAAATTTGAAAAATCGCATAAACTTGATAATGTCAGCTATGATATTCGTGGTCCAGTATTGGATGAAGCACAAAGAATGCGAGCCAATGGTGAAAAAATTCTTCGATTGAATACAGGAAATCCAGCTGAATTTGGCTTTCTTGCTCCTGATGAAGTCATTAGTGACTTGATTCAACATGCTGTGGATAGCGAAGGATATTCAGATTCTAAAGGGATTTTCTCGGCTCGTAAAGCGATTATGCAATACTGTCAGCTCAAGGGTTTTCCTAATCTTGATATCAATGATATTTTCACAGGTAATGGGGTTTCTGAATTGATTGTTATGGCCATGCAGGGACTTTTGGACACAGGGGATGAGGTTTTGATTCCTATGCCTGATTATCCACTTTGGACGGCTTCTGTCAGTTTAGCTGGAGGAACAGCTGTTCATTACCTCTGTGATGAACAGGCTGGTTGGTTCCCCGACATTGATGATATTCGCTCAAAAATCACAAGTAATACAAAAGCCATTGTTTTGATTAATCCTAATAATCCAACGGGTGCGCTGTATTCTAAAGATTTATTGCTTGAAATTGTTCAAGTGGCTAGAGAAAATAATTTAATTATTTTCTCTGACGAAATTTATGACCGATTGGTTATGGATGGAGCAGTTCATGTTCCGATTGCTAGCTTGGCACCAGATCTTTTTGTGGTCACAATGAATGGACTCTCAAAATCACACCGCATTGCGGGATTCCGTGTGGGGTGGATGGTTTTGTCAGGTGAAAAATCACATGTCAAGGGTTATATTGAAGGTTTGAATATGCTGGCTTCAATGCGACTTTGTTCCAATGTTTTAGCTCAATCAGTCGTACAAACTTCACTTGGTGGCACTCAATCGGTTGATAAATTGCTGTTGCCGGGTGGACGAGTTTATGAGCAAAGAGAATTCATTTATAAAGCCATCAATGGTATTCCAGGATTATCTGCGGTCAAACCTCAAGCAGCTTTCTATATTTTCCCTAAAATTGACAGAGAAATGTATAAAATTGATAATGATGAACAATTTGTCTTGGACTTTTTGAAGCAGGAAAAAATCCTGCTTGTTCATGGTCGAGGATTTAATTGGAAAGAGCCAGACCATTTCCGAATTGTTTATCTGCCTCGTGTGGACGAATTAGCGGAAATACAAGAAAAAATGGAACGTTTCCTTTGGCAATATCGTAAATAA
- a CDS encoding DNA/RNA non-specific endonuclease: protein MNKKQIKTLTSVIVVIIALAVGYFGSGRLHLGQGNNSATDNSSQVSTKSLASSVKQAPLTFKNQRQMVMANTDALGRAVDSHIQLKDSQEPKVKREPLTYNPVGWHNYNFYYKKSDGSIGKMWLIARGHLVGYQFSGLNNEARNLVPETAWFNGGNFTGTNDGNTASMLYYENRLDSWLANHPNYYLDYQVTPLYEGNELLPRQIRLAYVGIDKNGQTLSIKLGGGREKSGNGGATVVVLDNVAPNAKINYADGTAVNTVSPK, encoded by the coding sequence ATGAATAAGAAACAAATAAAAACACTAACAAGCGTCATTGTAGTCATTATTGCACTGGCTGTAGGATATTTTGGTTCGGGACGTCTGCATTTGGGACAAGGAAATAATTCGGCTACTGATAATAGTAGTCAAGTTTCCACAAAATCACTGGCAAGTTCGGTTAAACAAGCTCCTTTAACTTTTAAAAATCAAAGACAAATGGTCATGGCCAATACTGATGCTTTAGGTCGTGCGGTTGATTCACATATTCAATTGAAAGATTCTCAAGAACCTAAAGTCAAACGTGAACCCTTGACCTATAATCCGGTTGGTTGGCATAATTATAATTTTTATTATAAAAAATCAGATGGTTCGATTGGTAAAATGTGGCTAATAGCTCGTGGCCATTTGGTGGGTTATCAATTTTCAGGTCTAAATAATGAAGCAAGAAATTTAGTGCCAGAAACGGCTTGGTTCAATGGTGGAAATTTCACTGGAACGAACGATGGAAATACAGCCAGCATGCTTTATTACGAAAATCGTTTGGACAGTTGGCTTGCAAATCATCCCAATTATTATTTAGATTACCAAGTGACCCCTCTCTACGAAGGAAATGAACTTTTGCCTCGACAAATTCGTTTGGCTTATGTTGGAATTGATAAAAATGGTCAAACCTTGTCTATCAAACTCGGTGGTGGTCGTGAAAAGTCAGGAAATGGTGGAGCAACTGTCGTTGTTCTTGACAATGTCGCTCCAAATGCAAAAATTAATTATGCTGACGGGACCGCAGTTAACACAGTCAGCCCTAAATAG
- a CDS encoding amidase family protein, which produces MLEIKDATYWAEQLKSGNLSAKALLEMTNDKIQKLNPRYNAIVAYDLEKAKADLALTSQGFFAGLPFALKMLGQTHKGLPDTASSHLFSENVASEDDNYVKGLLDAGFTPFGQTNSPEFGFKNISDSKLYGDTRNVWNEAYYSGGSSGGAASAVASGMFAIAGASDGGGSIRIPASFSGLIGLKMTRGRMPQGPDSYRGWQGASISGALTVSVRDTARFVLEMQTLQEAAPYQAKLLDEKELIALTKSTDQAVSNNLSRKMKIAYSLQSPISGIELSKDAINACLKAVEFLERQGHELTEVDFPIEARPLIQSYYRMNAAETVAMLEPWERAAGRKLTSQDVELLTYALLEAGRKAPVSSYINALAQWDIAARDFTDKIYKDYDLFLTATTAKTAPKIGQELMTAEVLKEMSEISQYEFEQQIKIIEAAFERSLAFTPYNFISNLTGQPALSLPVYVNEETNLPLGIQLWGPKNSEIELLKVAKEFEEAGQFILPKAYQ; this is translated from the coding sequence ATGCTTGAAATTAAAGATGCAACTTATTGGGCGGAGCAATTAAAATCAGGAAATCTTTCTGCCAAAGCGTTATTAGAAATGACAAATGACAAGATTCAAAAGCTCAATCCGCGTTACAATGCGATTGTTGCTTATGATTTAGAAAAGGCAAAAGCTGATTTAGCTTTAACGAGTCAAGGTTTTTTTGCTGGTCTTCCTTTTGCTTTGAAAATGTTGGGACAAACTCATAAAGGATTGCCTGATACGGCTAGCTCTCACCTTTTTTCAGAGAATGTGGCATCAGAGGATGACAACTATGTTAAAGGACTCTTAGATGCTGGTTTCACGCCATTTGGACAAACGAATTCTCCAGAGTTTGGCTTTAAAAACATTTCTGATTCAAAACTCTACGGAGATACACGAAATGTCTGGAATGAAGCTTATTATTCGGGAGGGTCTTCTGGCGGAGCGGCGTCTGCCGTGGCTTCTGGGATGTTTGCAATTGCTGGAGCTTCAGATGGCGGTGGGTCGATTCGGATTCCAGCCTCATTTTCGGGCTTGATTGGACTTAAAATGACGAGAGGGCGGATGCCACAAGGGCCTGATTCTTACCGAGGATGGCAAGGAGCATCGATTTCTGGAGCTCTTACTGTATCTGTGCGAGATACGGCTCGTTTTGTGCTTGAAATGCAAACCCTACAAGAAGCAGCACCTTATCAGGCAAAATTGTTGGACGAAAAAGAACTTATAGCGCTCACTAAAAGTACTGACCAAGCTGTCAGCAATAATTTATCAAGAAAAATGAAAATTGCTTATTCACTCCAAAGCCCGATTTCTGGAATTGAATTATCAAAAGACGCCATAAATGCATGCCTAAAGGCAGTAGAGTTTTTAGAGCGTCAAGGTCATGAATTGACAGAAGTTGATTTTCCCATAGAAGCTCGTCCTTTGATTCAGTCTTATTATCGTATGAATGCGGCTGAAACAGTGGCCATGTTAGAACCTTGGGAACGGGCTGCCGGACGAAAATTGACGAGTCAAGATGTTGAACTTTTGACTTATGCGCTTTTAGAAGCCGGAAGAAAAGCTCCAGTGTCTTCTTATATCAATGCTTTAGCTCAGTGGGATATTGCGGCTAGAGATTTTACTGACAAAATTTATAAAGATTATGATTTATTTTTGACGGCAACAACTGCTAAAACTGCTCCTAAAATTGGTCAGGAATTAATGACAGCGGAAGTATTAAAAGAAATGTCAGAAATTAGCCAATATGAATTTGAACAACAAATAAAGATTATTGAAGCCGCATTTGAGCGCTCATTAGCTTTTACACCTTATAACTTCATCAGTAATTTAACGGGTCAGCCTGCGCTTTCTCTGCCCGTTTATGTTAATGAAGAAACGAATCTGCCACTTGGAATTCAACTTTGGGGACCAAAAAATTCTGAAATTGAATTATTGAAAGTTGCTAAAGAATTTGAGGAAGCGGGTCAATTTATTTTACCCAAAGCTTATCAATAA